A region of Moorena producens PAL-8-15-08-1 DNA encodes the following proteins:
- a CDS encoding ParA family protein, producing MGLVISTVNMKGGVGKTTLTVNLATCLAKNHNKRVLVVDLDTQISGTLSLMQPQAFAKARKGRRTLSRLIDKVTKPSYRSRLTIEDIIQTDNCNIKGLDLLPGDIELYDEYVVSDLLHKQSIQEGEVEFSKVWSRFESLLIRGILEPIIPNYDFIILDCAPGYNLLTRSGIVASDFYLLPARPEPLSIVGIQLLERRIARLKESHQQDSPLNLQLLGIIFILSGGGLMGRYYKQVMRRVDNDFDSNQIFKIRIPMDVNVAKAVDSFSPVVIAHPNSAGSKAFYKLTEEFLLKLEAINTME from the coding sequence ATGGGATTAGTTATTAGTACAGTCAATATGAAAGGTGGTGTGGGCAAAACCACCCTCACCGTCAATTTGGCGACTTGCTTAGCCAAAAATCATAATAAGCGGGTGTTGGTAGTCGATTTAGATACCCAAATTAGTGGAACCTTGAGCTTAATGCAGCCCCAAGCATTTGCTAAAGCTAGAAAAGGAAGGCGGACATTAAGTCGGTTAATTGACAAAGTCACTAAACCTAGCTATCGCAGTCGCTTAACAATTGAGGATATTATTCAAACTGATAATTGTAATATCAAAGGATTGGATTTATTGCCAGGAGATATTGAGCTTTATGATGAATATGTAGTTTCTGATCTACTCCATAAGCAATCTATTCAGGAAGGGGAGGTGGAATTTAGTAAGGTTTGGAGCCGCTTTGAAAGTCTATTAATCAGAGGGATATTAGAGCCGATTATCCCTAACTATGACTTTATTATTTTAGATTGCGCTCCTGGCTACAATCTTTTGACTCGCAGTGGCATTGTGGCTAGTGATTTCTATCTGCTACCAGCCAGACCAGAACCTTTATCTATTGTAGGAATTCAACTCCTAGAAAGACGGATTGCCAGGCTCAAAGAAAGTCATCAGCAAGACAGTCCTCTTAACTTGCAGCTGTTGGGGATTATCTTTATTTTGTCAGGCGGAGGACTAATGGGTAGGTACTATAAGCAAGTGATGAGGCGAGTTGATAACGATTTCGATAGCAACCAAATTTTTAAAATTCGTATTCCCATGGATGTTAATGTTGCTAAAGCCGTAGATAGTTTTAGTCCTGTCGTTATCGCTCATCCTAATTCTGCTGGCTCTAAAGCGTTCTACAAGTTGACAGAAGAATTTTTGCTTAAGCTTGAGGCGATTAATACTATGGAATAG
- a CDS encoding vanadium-dependent haloperoxidase, which translates to MKNLFSAHHQGRKKRQHLSSLLTIGVTTAGLSLGLPAQAIDLTLDNSANLWVNQALRAVENNPQLGPTGASRAYGILGTAMYDAWSAYEGTPISTTLGDTLQRPDIENTLENKSLAISYAAHSVLSDLFPSEVASFDSLLTDLRSLAGNSASIPTATNVGKTVANSLLQFRRQDGSNQLGNDPKGTLGVPYSDTTGYKPVNSSNNVVDITRWTPERVPIGSPDARLQRFLTPQWGKITPFALKSGSEFRPAAPEPFLRVEGTLNREKRTVTLKDGTEVSLFKQDGEVNTDVVNPGFIKQAERIVEVSANLTDEQKLVAEFWEDPSGTPFPPGTWLGFGSFVSERDNQTLDQDIQLYFGLGNAVLDAGIATWEAKVFYDYTRPVRAIRELGELGLIGEFDQELGGFVIESYGGPGVGTIKLLASDFITYQTPGADPSPPFAEFTSGHSAFSAAAAQIFKLFTGSDYFGNSVTFAPGSSLFEPGFTPTDKVTLFWDTFSDAADQAGRSRIYGSIHFDDGDIFGRQLGRDVGSKVYDRTLFFINGGVKVPEPTSVLGMLVFGAFGAASMLKGKRGNQSHHQSQ; encoded by the coding sequence ATGAAAAATTTATTTTCGGCTCACCATCAAGGGCGGAAAAAACGACAGCATCTATCCTCACTCCTAACCATTGGAGTAACAACCGCAGGGCTATCCCTTGGTTTGCCAGCACAAGCTATAGACCTAACACTAGACAACAGTGCTAATTTGTGGGTGAATCAAGCGTTGAGGGCCGTAGAAAATAACCCCCAATTGGGTCCGACAGGAGCCTCCCGGGCTTATGGCATCTTGGGTACTGCCATGTACGATGCCTGGTCGGCTTATGAAGGAACGCCGATTAGCACCACTCTTGGGGATACTCTGCAACGTCCTGATATTGAAAACACCCTAGAAAATAAGTCTCTAGCGATTAGCTATGCGGCTCATAGCGTCCTCTCGGACCTTTTCCCCTCTGAGGTTGCTTCCTTCGATTCGCTTCTGACTGATCTGCGATCGCTTGCTGGCAACTCTGCTTCTATCCCTACTGCTACCAACGTTGGTAAGACAGTAGCTAACAGCTTATTGCAGTTCCGACGTCAAGATGGTTCCAACCAGTTAGGGAATGACCCAAAGGGTACACTTGGTGTTCCTTACTCTGACACCACTGGCTATAAGCCCGTGAACAGTTCCAATAACGTCGTTGATATCACTCGCTGGACACCAGAACGGGTACCAATTGGCAGCCCGGATGCCAGGCTGCAACGGTTTTTGACTCCCCAGTGGGGCAAGATTACTCCCTTTGCATTGAAATCTGGGTCTGAATTTCGACCAGCAGCACCAGAACCTTTTCTGCGTGTAGAGGGTACTCTGAATCGAGAGAAGCGTACCGTCACCCTTAAGGATGGCACAGAGGTTAGTCTCTTTAAGCAAGACGGGGAGGTTAATACTGACGTTGTTAACCCTGGGTTTATTAAGCAAGCTGAGCGCATCGTTGAGGTCAGCGCTAATCTCACCGATGAGCAAAAACTAGTAGCTGAGTTTTGGGAAGACCCCTCTGGCACCCCCTTCCCTCCTGGAACTTGGCTCGGTTTTGGTTCATTCGTCTCAGAACGGGATAACCAAACCCTAGATCAAGATATCCAACTTTACTTTGGTCTGGGGAATGCAGTTTTGGATGCGGGTATTGCTACTTGGGAAGCAAAAGTCTTCTACGACTATACTCGTCCCGTCCGAGCAATTCGCGAACTCGGTGAGCTGGGCTTAATCGGTGAATTCGATCAAGAGCTAGGAGGCTTTGTGATCGAATCTTATGGTGGACCAGGAGTAGGAACCATAAAGCTATTAGCCAGTGATTTCATTACCTACCAAACTCCTGGTGCCGATCCATCTCCTCCTTTTGCGGAATTTACCTCAGGACATAGTGCTTTCAGTGCTGCTGCGGCTCAGATTTTTAAGCTATTTACTGGTAGTGATTACTTCGGCAATTCAGTAACCTTTGCCCCTGGTTCCTCTCTTTTTGAACCTGGTTTTACTCCCACGGATAAAGTCACCTTGTTTTGGGATACATTTTCCGATGCTGCTGATCAAGCTGGTCGTTCTCGCATCTACGGTAGCATTCACTTCGATGATGGAGATATCTTCGGCAGACAGTTAGGCCGAGACGTTGGTAGCAAGGTGTATGACCGGACATTATTCTTCATCAATGGTGGTGTTAAAGTTCCCGAACCTACCTCTGTATTGGGTATGTTAGTATTTGGTGCTTTTGGCGCTGCTTCCATGCTCAAAGGAAAACGGGGAAATCAATCTCACCATCAATCTCAGTAA